The DNA region GACCTTGTTCCACGAGTTCGGCCACGCGCTGCACGGGCTCCTGTCCGAGGTCAACTACCCCGGCCTGGCGACGACGCCGCGCGACTTCGTCGAGTACCCGTCGCAGGTCCACGAGCAGTGGGTGCTGTCGCGGCCGGTGCTCGACAAGTTCGCCAAGCACTACCAGACCGGCGAGCCGATGCCGCAGGCGCTGGTCGACAAGATCGAGCGCGCCGCGACCTTCAACCAGGGCTACGGCACCGTCGAGTACCTGACCTCGGCGATCCTCGACATGGAGCTGCACATGCTGCCCGACGCCAGCGCGGTCGACGTCGGGGCGTTCGAGCGCGACACGCTGGCCAAGATCGGCGCGCCGCGCGAGGTCGCGATGCGCCACCGCCTGCCGCAGTTCAACCACCTGTTCACCAGCGACTCGTACTCGGCCGGCTACTACAGCTACCTGTGGAGCGAGGTGATGGACGCCGACACCCGCGAGGCCTTCGCCGAGGCCGGCGACGTGTTCGCTCCGACCGTGGCCGGCAAGCTGCGCCAGTTCATCCTGGCGCCGGGCAACTCGACCGACCGGGCCGAGGCCTACCGCCAGTTCCGCGGCCGCGACCCCGAGGTCGGCGCGCTGCTCAAGAAGCGCGGCTTCCCGGTGCGCTGATCGGCGCGCTCCGACGGGCCGCCCGTTCCGGACCGCGGCCCGCCCAGCCGGAATCGCCCGCGCCGGCCGCCGCGGTGGCCATGCTTCGCTATACTGGCGCGAATGGCCGCGATCGCTCCTCACCCGGTCGACGTCCCGACCCCGACCCTGGTCGCGGCGGTGCGCCGGCTCGAAGCCCAGATCGGGACGGTCGTGCGCGGCAAGCCCGGCGCGATCCGCCTGGCCGTGACCACGCTCCTGGCCCGGGGCCACCTGCTGATCGAGGACATCCCCGGCGTCGGCAAGACCACGCTGGCGCGGGCGCTGGCGGCGTCGGTCGGCGGCACGTTCCACCGGATCCAGTTCACCAGCGACCTCTTGCCGTCGGACATCACCGGCGTGTCGATCTACGACCCGGCCGGCAAGAGCTTCGAGCTGCGGCGCGGCCCGATCTTCGCCAACGTCGTCTTGGCCGACGAGATCAACCGCACCGCGCCGCGCACCCAGTCGGCGCTGCTCGAGGCCATGAGCGAGGGCCAGGTCTCGATCGACGACGTCACCCACCGCCTGCCGACGCCGTTCGTCGTGCTCGCGACCCAGAACCCGGTCGAGCACTTCGGCACGTACCCGTTGCCGGAGTCGCAGATGGATCGCTTCCTCCTGCGGATCCAGCTCGGGTACCCCGAGCGCGCGATCGAGCGCGCGCTCCTGCGCGATCGCACCGGCGACGATCCGGTCGCGGCGCTGACGCCGGTGATCGACCACGCCACGATCGCCGCGGCCCAGGCCGCGGTCGAGCGGGTCAAGATCGACGACGCGCTCTACGACTACGCGCTGACGATCATCGACGAGACCCGCAAGAGCGCGCACGTCGCGGTCGGGGTCTCGACCCGCGGCGCGCTGGCCTGGACCCGCGCGGCCCAGGCCCACGCGTTCGTCGACGGCCGCACCTACTGCGTGCCCGACGACTGGAAGCAGCTGGCGGTGCCGGCGCTGGCCCACCGGATCACGCTGCCCGCCGCCCACGACTCGCTCGGCCGGGCCCGCGCCGAGGCCGAGCGGACCATCGCCGACATCGTCGCGCGGGTGTCGGTCCCGACCTGATGACCGCGCCGAGCCGCTGGCGGCGGCTGTGGCGCCGCCTGCGTCCGCCCCGACGCCTGCGCTTCACGCGCGAGGGCAACTGGTTCGTGTTCCTGGCCCTGGCCATCGGCCTGGCGGCGATCAACACCGGCAACAACCTGCTCTACCTGCTGCTGGCCTGGCTCCTGTCGTTCATCCTCGCCTCGGGCGTGCTGTCGGAGCTGACGATGCGCGGGCTGCGGGTCACGCGCCGCCCCGCGCCCGAGGTCTTCGCCGGCCAGCCGTTCCTGATGGAGATCGCGGTCGAGAACGGCAAGGCCGGCCTGGCGTCGTTCTCGATCGAGATCGAGGACCTGATCGACGGCCGGCCGCTCGACAAGAAGTGCTACTTCCTCAAGATCCCGCCCGGCAAGGTCCAGCGGACCTCGTACCGCCACACGTTCTCGCGCCGCGGGCGCTACCAGTTCGAGGGCTTCCGGATCGCCACCCGGTTCCCGTTCACGCTGTTCCGCAAGTCGCGCGACACCACCGACGCCGGCGAGGTGCTGGTCTACCCGAAGCTCGTGCCGGTCGCGCGCCTGGCCCCGCGCCCGCGCCAGCTCGGCAGCGGCGCCAGCGACCGGCTGGGGCGGCGCGGCGAGTTTTTCGGGCTGCGCGAGTGGAAGGACGGCGACGATCGCCGCGCGATCCACTGGCGCTCGACCGCGCGCACCGGCCGCCTGCTCGTGCGCGAGGTCCACGACGAGATCGAGCGACGGGTGACGATCGTCCTCGACAACGCCGTCCCGGCGCCGGTGGCGCGGGCCCTGGCCGCCGGCGAGCGGCTGCGCGAGGACGCGCCGATCGCCGACGCGCTCGAGCGCGCGGTGTCGCTGGCCGCCAGCCACGCCGCCGCCTACCTCGACGGCGGCTGGGCGGTCGCGGTCGTCGCCCGCGGGCTGACGGTCCCGCTCGGGCGCGGCCGCGCGCACCTGGCCCGCATCCTGCGCGAGCTCGCGCTGGTGCCGGCGACGACCGACGACGTGCCGCTGACGCCCGGCGACGGCGGCGTCGACCGCGTCCTGATCGTCCCGGGCGGCGTCGGCGCCGCCGGCCGCCCCGCCGCCGACCACCTGCTCGAGAGCTAGCCGCCACCGCACCATGCGCTTCGCCGCCACCCACAAGACCACCAGCTACCTCGCGGTCGCGTTCGCGTTCCTCGCGATGATCGGCGGCGGCGCGGTGTCGCCGCTGATCGTGCTGCTCGGCGCGCTCGGCCTGATCGGGTCGTGGTTCGTCGAGCCGCCCCGCTGGAACCTCGATCGCTTCGCCTGGGCGTTCACGATCATCGCCCTGCTCGGCTTCGTCTACTCGGCGCTGATGGCGTTCGCGACCAACGACTACCTCGGCCACGGCGGCGGCTTCCTGGTGATCCTGACCGTGGCCCGCGCCTCGACCCGGCGGGCCGCGCGCGACTGGCAGCAGCTGTACCTGCTGGCGTTCCTGATGCTCGTCGCCGGCTCGGTGCTCAACGGCGAGCTCGGCTACGCGGTCTGCTTCTTCGGCTTCGTCATCACCGGCACCTGGGCGCTGATCCTGTTCCACCTCCGGCGCGAGATGGAGGACAACTTCCTCCTGCGCCACGCCGATCCGCGCGCGTCGCAGCGGGTCGAGATCCGGCGCATCCTCGAGTCGCGCCGGATCGTCGATCGCCGGTTCCTGGTCGGCACCGGCCTGACCTCGGTCGGGTTCTTCCTGGTCGCGATCGCGCTGTTCCTGTCGATCCCCCGGGTCGGCACCGGCTTCTTCTTCCGCGGCAAGGGCGGCACGCACATGGTCGGGTTCTCCGACGGCGTCAAGCTCGGCGGCCACGGCCGGCTCAAGTCCGACAGCACGATCGTGATGCGGGCGCAGGTCTCGGATCCGGCGCTGCGCGGCCGCAACGCGCCGTACGTCTACTGGCGCGGCGTCGTGTTCGACCACTACGGGCGCGGCGAGTGGACCCGGACCCGGACCGCGCCCGCGACCGCGAGCTGGACCGAGCGCCTGCCCGGCAACCGCGAGCGCCGCTACCTGCAGGTGCCCGGCGTCAACCTGTCGACCGAGAACGCGATGACGGTGGCGCGCGCCGACGCGGTCCAGCAGGACATCTGGCTCGATCCGATCGGCGCCGACGTGCTGTTCGCGGCCTCGACGCCGCTGGCGTTCGAGGTGACCCCGCCGACCGCGGGCGGCCGCGGACCGCTCGAGCGCAACGACGAGATCCGGCTGCGCCACGACGGGCCGTTGCACTACCGCGCCTGGTCGGTGCTCGATCCGCCGATCGCGGCGGCCCTGCGCGCGACCTACTCGTCCGCGCCCGGCAGCGACCCCGCGCGCGATCCCTACCGCCAGCTGCCCGACGAGATCACGCCCGCGACCCGGGCCAAGGCCGCCGAGATCACCGCGGGCGCGACCAACGACTACGACAAGGCCGTGCGGCTGCGCGACTGGCTCCAGACCAACCTGCGCTACTCGCTCGACCTGCGCGACCCCGGCCAGCGCGAGCCGATCGACTTCTTCCTGTTCGAGCGCAAGGCCGGCCACTGCGAGTACTTCGCGTCGGCGTTCGCGATCATGGGCCGCGCGGTCGGGCTGCGCACCCGCAGCGTCAACGGCTTCCTCGGCGGCGAGTGGAACGAGTACGACGGCTACATCGCCGTGCGCGCCGGCGACGCCCACTCGTGGACCGAGGTGTACTTCGAGGGCCACGGCTGGGTCACGTTCGACGCGACCCCGACCGGCGAGGCCGACCGGCTCGGCCGCGGCTCGAGCGCGTGGTCGGCGAAGCTGCGGCGCTGGTTCGACACGCTGCGCTTCCAGTGGAGCAAGTGGGTCATCGACTACGACCTGACCCAGCAGCTGTCGCTGTTCCGCTCGCTCGGCAAGAAGTTCTCGGGCGGCGCCCGCTCGATCTCGAGCGCCGGCAAGGCGATCGAGCGGTTCGCGCGCCGGTGGGCGGCGCTCTTGATCGCGCTCGCGGTCGTGATCGGCGTCGGCTGGTACTGGCGGCGCACCCGCGGTCGCCGCCCCGCCCCGGCCGACGTCGTCCGGGCCCGGCGCGAGCGCAGCGAGCTGGGCCGTCTGTACGAGCGGGCGGCCCGGCGCCTGGCGCCCCGTCCGCCCGCGACCACGCCGCGCGAGCTGGCCCGGCAGCTGCGCGACCGCGGCGCCGCCGGCGCGCCCGAGCTCGAGGAGCTGACCGAGATCTACTACGCCGGCCAGTGGGGCGGCGCGGTCGATGACGACGCCCTCGCCCGGGCCCGTGTGCTCGCCGAGCGGATCGCCGCCGCCGCCCGGGCCCGACCGCGCCGGTGACGGCGTGACAACCGCCACCCGGCGATCTTGCCAATCTGGCGCGCCGGCGCTGGGATGTTGAGCGGCTCCGATCGGCATGTTAGCCATGGTGCTGGCTCCGGCCGCCGCTGCTGGCGGCACCGCCCTTGCAAAGGCTCGCCCTGATGTCGCTCCGACCGCTCGCCCTCACTGTCGTGGTCGCACTGGCGGCTCCCGCGATCCCCGCGGCCCGCGCCGACCAGCTCAACGGCGGCGTGGTCAGCATGGAGCTGCGGCTGCCGTCGGAGTCGAACCCGAGCAACTACGCCGCGCCGACCCCGACCTACCTGAAGAAGTACTTCAACCAGGCCCGGTGCGCCTGCGACAAGAGCGGCACCGATCAGCTCTATCAGATCCGCTACACGTGGCAGACCGCGCCGACCAGCGCGGTGGCGCAGCCGCTCGAGATCTGGGTCGGCCTGGGCTGCCAGAGCGACAACCCCCAGACCACCCGCGACAACTGCGCGAAGCTCGCGCAGATCGTCGATCCCGACGCGCTGACCCAGACCGTCGAGCGCGAGTACTCGGTGAGCACGCTGCTGTTCCCGAAGCTCACCACCTGCGAGGTGGCCGACCGCGTCGGCGAGCACTGGGCGGTGACCGAGACCTCCGACGCGGTCTGGGACGCGGACAACCGGGCCCAGCTGACGGTCGCCGCCGATCTGCTGCCGCCGCCGGTGCCGACCACGGTGACCCTGGCCCCGCTCGAGAGCGGCATCACGCTCGAGTGGGACGCGCCGACCGATCGAGCCGACGACATCGCCTACTACCAGGCGCTGTGCGCCAAGGAGGACGGCTCGCTGGCCCACACCACGCCGACCCACAGCGCGCAGTACCAGACCACGCGCACGCTGTGCGGCGCCGCCACCGATCCTGCGCTCCCGGCCGCGACGATCAAGAACGACACCGGCGCGCCGACCGGGACCCTGCCGGTGGCGCTGTCCCAGCTGAGCAGCAGCTTCGTGTGCGGGCAGTCCACGGGCGGCAGCTCGATCAGCCTCGAGGGCCTCGAGAACGGCCAGGCCTACTGGGTCGTGCTGCTGTCGGTCGACGCCGCCGGCAACGTCGCGGGCGTCTACGTCGACCGGCCGATCACCCCGCAGCCGGTGACCGACTTCTGGGAGGAGCTCAACAACGAGGACCCCTACGTCCAGGGCGGCTTCTGCGTCGCCCAGGTCGGCACCACCGGCGGCCTCGGCGCGGTCGCGCTGGTCACGCTCGCGACCCTGATCGCCGTCCGGCGCCGGCGCCGCCCCGGCCGCCGCCTCGCGGGCCTGATCACGCTGGCGCTGGTGCTGGCGCCGACGATCGCCTCGGCCCAGGAGAGCTACTCGCCGTACTGGCAGGACGACCCGGCCGACGCGACCGGGCTCGACGAGGCGACCTGGGCGCTCGGGATCCGGCTGGGGCCGTACCGCCCGTCGATCGACGCCAAGTTCGACTCGAGCCCTGGGCCCTACGCCCGCACGTTCCTCAAGGACAGCGTGCTGTTCGCGGTCGATCTCCACCGGGTCTGGAACCTGGCCCGCGGCCAGCTCGGGGTCGGCGTCACCGCCGGCTACTACTCGAACTCGGCGCTGGCGTGGGAGGACGGGTCGCTGCCGAGCGATCCGATGCGCCCGCGCGCCAGCAAGAACCTGACGCGCCTGTCGATCGTCCCGACCGCGCTCACCGCGATCTACCGGGCGACGATCATCGACGACGAGCTCGGCGTGCCGATCGTGCCGTACGTCCGCGGCGGCGTCGCCTACGACGTCTGGTGGATCAAGAACCCGGCCGACGAGCTGTCGACGCACATGAGCTGCGCCACCTGCTCCGACAAGGCCATCGGCGGGACGATCGGCCTGGTCGCCGCGGTCGGCCTCGCCGTCCGCGCCGAGCGCATCGACGAGGACGCCGCGATCTCGATGCGCAACTCCGGGCTCGCCCACGCCGGCTTCTTCGCCGAGGTCGAGCTGGGCTGGGTCGACGGGTTCGGCAACGACACCAAGCTCTCGGTCGGCGACACCACCTGGTTCGGCGGCATCAACTTCGAGTTTTGAGCGACGCCGACGACCGCCCCAGCGCCGGCGCCCGTCAGGTGCGGCTGACCGTCGAGTACGACGGCGCCGAGTTTGGCGGCTGGCAGCGCCAGAACAACGCCCCGACGGTGCAGGGCCACCTCGAGGCCGCGCTGGCGCAGCTGCTCACCACGCCGACCCCGGTCCGCGGCGCCTCGCGCACGGACGCCGGCGTCCACGCGCTCGGCCAGGTCGCGAGCTTCCGCACCGACAAGACCATCCCGGTCCAGGGCATCCGGCGCGGGCTCAACGCGCTCTTGCCGCCGGCGATCGCGGTGCTCGAGGCCCAGGACGTCGACCTCGACTTCCACCCGCGGTTCCACGCCTCCGGCAAGCACTACCGCTACGTCGTGCTGGCGCGCCCGGATCGCTCACCGCGCTGGCGCAACTGGGCCTGGCACCGCCGGGCCCCGCTCGACGTCGCGGCCATGACCGCGGCCGCCGCCGACTTCGTGGGGGAGCACGACTTCGCGGCCCTGCGCGCGGTCGGGTGCGCCGCCCGGACCACCCGGCGCCACATCACCCAGGTGACCCTGGCGCAGCCCGAGCCGGGGCTGATCGCGGTCGATGTCCACGGCAACGCGTTCCTGCGCAACATGGTGCGCATCCTGGTGGGGACCCTGGTGGAGATCGGCGAAGGCCGCCGGCCCGCGACCGATGTCCCCGAGATCCTTGCGAGTCTCGACCGTGCCCGGGCCGGGCAGACCGCCCCGCCACAGGGGCTGACCCTCGTCGAGGTCCGCTACGACGGGACTCGTGTAAGCTCGCGGCCGCACAGCCGTTGAGGAGGCGTCCGCCGTGGTCTCGGAACCCGCCAGCGAGCTACCGCTCGAAGCAGAAGAGCGGCTCATCCGGGAAGCCCAGGGCGGGCACCTCGACGCCATGCGCCCGCTCCTCGAACGCTACGCCCCGCCGCTCTACGCCTCGGTGATCCTGCCGCGGCTCGGCAACGCCGTGTCGGCCGAGGAGGTCCTGCGCGACACCCTGGCCACCGCGGTCGAGAAGATCGACCGGTTCACCTGGCAGGGCAAGACGATCTACCCGTGGCTGCGGCAGATCGCGATCAACAAGATCTTCGACGTCCACCGCGGCGCCAAGCGCGCGCGCAAGCTCGCCGATGCGATCGCCCGGGAGCTGCCGGCCGAGACCGATCCCGACAGCTCGGCCGACGCCCAGCTGATGGCCGATCAGGAGCGCGCGCTCCACCGCACCCAGATCGAGGCGACCCTGGCCGAGCTGCCCGAGCGCTACCGCCTGGCCATCGAGCTGCGGCTGATCGGCGAGCTGTCGCGCGACGAGTGCGCCCGCCGCTTCGAGATCTCGGTCGGCGCGTTCGACGTGCTCCTCCACCGCGCCGTCCGCTCGTTCCGCAAGCAGTTCACCCGCTGACGTCCCGCCGCCCCGCACCCGCCCCGCTGCCTCACCGCCCCGCCGCACCCCACGACCCCAGAGCCCCCCGAGAACAACCCATGCGCCCCGACGACCCCACCGACCTCGACCCGGACGACGACCTGACGGTCCCGGCGCCGGACGCCGACGCCGACGCCGGCGAGCGCGCGCGGGCGCGGGCGTTCGCCGAGCTGATCGACAAGGTCGTGGCCGGCCGGACCCCGGCGGCGGTCCCGGCCGAGGACCAGGCGCTGGTCGAGGTCGCGACCGCGCTGCGCGCCACGATGCGCCCGGTCGAGCTCGGCGCCAGCCGTCGGGCCTCGATCGTCGAGGCCGCGCTCGCCACCGCGATCGACCGCCGCGGCGGGCGCGTGGGCGCCAGCACCAGCGGCGCCCTGCCGGTGGTGCCGATCACCGCCGCGCCCCGACGCCGGGCCGCCCGCGCGGTGCCCTGGGTGGTGGCGGCCGCGACCAGCCTGGTGGCCGCGGCGACCCTGACCTTGTGGCTGCGCGACCGCGGCGACCACCGCGGCGCGCCGACCGCCACGGCCGCGCCGCTGCCCCTCGAGCAGCGCTCGCGCTCCGCCGACGCCCTGGTCGGGGTGATCGAGCGCGACCGCGCCGGCGCGGCCGTCGATCGCATCGATGCCATCTACGCCGATCGCCTGGGCGGCTTCCGCGAGCGTACGATGGCAGGAGGTCCCCGATGAAGCCCACCGGCTCGATCCTGCCGCTCCTCGCCGCGCTGCTCGCGCTGCTCGGCGCGTGCACGTCGTCGGACGACGGCCGCGCGACCGGCCGCGTGACCCGGGTCACGGCGCCCGAGGACGCCATCGACGAGCGCCTGATGCTGGCCCTGTCACAGGCGAAGAATTTTCATCACAAGGCCAAGGTCTACATGAGCGATGGCAAGCCCGAGCTGGCGATCGCGGCGGTGCGCGGGGTGCTCGCGGTCGAGTTCCCGGCCGGCGCGCCCGAGGCCGACGACGTCCGCGCCGACGCCCGGGCGCTCCTGGCCAAGCTCCTGCTCGCGCGCGGCGAGGCGGACGCCGCCATGAGCGAGCTCGACGCCGGCCTGGCCAGCGCCACCCGCGAGTCGTTCTTCGTGGCCAACCTCTACACCGTCCGCGGCGAGGTGCTCGAGGCCCAGGCCGCCAAGCTCGACGGCTCGACCACACCCGACGACGTCACCCGCGCGCGCGAGCTGCGGCGCCAGGCGATCGTGGCCTACGACAAGTCGATCGCGATCAACGCGGCGCTGCAGCAGCGACTGATGGAGCGCCGATGATCCGGCTCGCGATCGGGTGCGCGCTGGCCGGCGGCCTCGCCGGCGCGCTGGTGGCGTGCGCCGGTCGGGCCCAGCCGCCGGTGGCGTGGTCCGAGCTGCAGGCCAAGCGCAACGAGATCACCGCGCTCGCGACCCAGATCCGCCAGTGGCGCCACGAGGGCGGCCTCGGGGTCGAGCCCGACGACGCCACCGTGCTCGCGATGGCCTACACCACCGCGGCCACCGCGGCCCGGGCGTGCGTGCTGCCGGCGCCGCCGGTCACGCGCTGCGCCGACGTGTGCGAGCTCGGCAGCGCGATCTGCGAGAACGCCGAGGACATCTGCGCGATCGCCGCCGAGCTCGGCGACGACGCCTGGGCCAAGGACAAGTGCGACAGCGCCAAGGCCTCGTGCCGCGAGGCCCAGGAGCGCTGCTGCACCTGCAACCGCGAGGAGACCCCGTGACCGGCGCCCGCCTGCTCGTGTCGCTGCTCGCCGCCGCCGCGTTGACCGCGCTGATCGCCTGCGGCGCTCGGCCGCAACGGGCCGACACTTCGGCGCCGCCGCTGGCGCCGGTCGGCGCGATCCACGATCAGATCGTCGCGCTCGATCAGCAGATCGCCGTCGACCGCGACGCCCAGGGCGGCACCGCGCCCGACGCGACCGCGATCGAGGCCGCGCACACGATGTCGGTGCTCGACGCCGTCGGCGTGTGCGCGCGCCCGCTCGACGACACCTGCGGCGACGTCTGCACGCTGTCCGACTCGATCTGCGGCAACGCCTCGAAGATCTGCGACCTGGCCGGGCAGCTGCCGGGCGACGACTGGGCCGCGGAGCGCTGCGACGCCGGCAAGGCCACGTGCGTCACCGCCAGCCAGCGCTGCTGCGCCTGCGCGCCGTGAGCGCCTCGCGCCAGCCAGCGCTGCTGCGCCTGCGCGCCGTGAGCGCCTCGCGCCAGCCAGCGCTGCTGCGCCTGCGCGCCGTGAGCGCCTCGCGCCAGCCAGCGCTGCTGCGCCTGCGCGCCGTGAGCGCCTGCGGCCTGCCTCGCGACCGTGATCCGGGCCGTGCTCGTCCCGTGATCCATGTGATCCGGGTCGGGCCGGGCGCCCTCCGCGCCGCCGACGACTGGCGCCTGGCCCGTCGCCGCGAGTAACGTCGCCGCGTGATCGCCCGCCTCGCCGGCGCCTGGGTCCTCGTCGCGGTGACCGCGGTGAGCGCGCGCGCCGGCGTCGAGCTCGGGCCGCTGTCGCCGCGCGCGATCGGCCACGCCGGCGCCACGGTGGTGTCCGACGACGGCGCCGCCGCGGCGTTCCGGTCCCCGGCCGCGATCGCCCGGCGCGACGTCCGCCGCGCCCAGCTCGCCGGGCTCGCCCTCGACGACGAGGCCGCGCTGATCACCCCCGATCATCCCCGGGTCAGCGACGTCGGCGGCGCCACGCTGACGCCGACGGTCGGCGCGGAGGGCCACCTGGGGCCGCTGGTGCTCGCGGTCGCGTTCGCGACCACCGAGCTGTTCACGCACGAGCTGCCGACCCCGGCGCTCGATCTGCCGGCCGACGACGTCGCCCGGCGCTACCCCCACCGCTACGACGGCGTGACCGCGAGCTGGCAGCGCCGGAGCCTGGCCGCCGCCGCCGCGCTGCGCCCGACCGACTGGCTCGCGGTCGGCGTCGCGATCACCCTCGGCCAGGTCGACCTCGAGGAGCGCCGCCGGTTGTGGGCGGGCTTCGCCGGGCGCGATCCGCTGGCCCAGCCCGGCCGCGACCTCGACGTCACGATCGCCGCCGGCGACGGGCTGGTGCCGGGCGCCGCGATCGGCGCGCTGATCGCCCCGCTCGACACGCCGCTCGAGCTGGCGATCGGCGTGGCCTGGAGCGACGACGTCCGCGCCGACGGCGAGGCCGTGATCGTCCCCACCGCCGACGCCGCGACCGTGCGCGCGGTGGCGCCCCGAGCCCAGGCCCGGTTCGGCTCGGCGCTCACCACCAGCCTGGGCGTCCGCTGGCTGGGCGAGCGCTACGCCGTCGAGGGCGCCGCGACCTGGATCGCCTACCCGACCGGCGACGATCCCTGGACGCTGACCGGCGTCGACGTCGTCGATCAGAGCGGCGCGACCGCGCGCCTGACCACGCTGCCGAGCCGGTTCCCGCGCCGGGCCCACGGCACCCTGGCCGCGGCCGTCGACCTCGAGATCATCCCGGCGTTCGCGTGGCTCGCGCTCGGCTACCGGTGGGCGTCGGCCGCGTCGCCCGGGCCCGCGACGTCGACCGTCGGCGCCGCGCTCGGCGGCCACACCCTCGCCGTCGGTCTCGAGCTCGCCGCCGGCGACGCCACGATCACGATCGGCGTCGCCCGCCAGCTCGCGCGCACGGTCACCACCCGCGCGCCGGGCCTGCCCCTCGACAACCCGTTCCCCGGCGGCGTCGCGCCCGCCAACCTCGGCGACCACGAGGCCTCGCTCGACCTGATCGGCGTCGGCCTCGAGCTGACCGCGCCGTAGGGACGATGCACCCCGGAATGGTCCATCCATGACACGTTCTTCTCGGCTGCCGTCATCTGGACGTGCGAGTATCCGCTTTCAACAGGCGGATCGGCGTCGTTCGTGAACAACCAAGAGTGGAAAGGGGCATGAGTCTGATGCGTACCCAGTTCGCCAAGGACGCGGGCCTGCTCTCAAAGGTGGGTGTAGCTTTTCAAGTGCTTGTGGGAATTGGCGCCGTCGGCTGCCAGTTCGAACGCCCGACCGACGTCGTGGAGATCGATGCGCCGTTGACCGACGCCATCGACGAGTGCGACGCGGATGTCGAGTGCGGAGTGCATCAATACTGTGACGAAGCTCAGCCTTCGTCAGGTGTATGCAGGTGCGTCGCGGGGTACTCGAATTCCGGAACAGGATGCGCGTGGACCGGCACCGTCGCCGCCCCCGGATTCAGCACACAAGCCCCCTGGACCACAACGGCCGGTGTCGTGATCGACGTAAGCGCGATC from Myxococcales bacterium includes:
- a CDS encoding AAA family ATPase, yielding MAAIAPHPVDVPTPTLVAAVRRLEAQIGTVVRGKPGAIRLAVTTLLARGHLLIEDIPGVGKTTLARALAASVGGTFHRIQFTSDLLPSDITGVSIYDPAGKSFELRRGPIFANVVLADEINRTAPRTQSALLEAMSEGQVSIDDVTHRLPTPFVVLATQNPVEHFGTYPLPESQMDRFLLRIQLGYPERAIERALLRDRTGDDPVAALTPVIDHATIAAAQAAVERVKIDDALYDYALTIIDETRKSAHVAVGVSTRGALAWTRAAQAHAFVDGRTYCVPDDWKQLAVPALAHRITLPAAHDSLGRARAEAERTIADIVARVSVPT
- a CDS encoding DUF58 domain-containing protein, whose translation is MTAPSRWRRLWRRLRPPRRLRFTREGNWFVFLALAIGLAAINTGNNLLYLLLAWLLSFILASGVLSELTMRGLRVTRRPAPEVFAGQPFLMEIAVENGKAGLASFSIEIEDLIDGRPLDKKCYFLKIPPGKVQRTSYRHTFSRRGRYQFEGFRIATRFPFTLFRKSRDTTDAGEVLVYPKLVPVARLAPRPRQLGSGASDRLGRRGEFFGLREWKDGDDRRAIHWRSTARTGRLLVREVHDEIERRVTIVLDNAVPAPVARALAAGERLREDAPIADALERAVSLAASHAAAYLDGGWAVAVVARGLTVPLGRGRAHLARILRELALVPATTDDVPLTPGDGGVDRVLIVPGGVGAAGRPAADHLLES
- a CDS encoding DUF3488 domain-containing protein, which codes for MRFAATHKTTSYLAVAFAFLAMIGGGAVSPLIVLLGALGLIGSWFVEPPRWNLDRFAWAFTIIALLGFVYSALMAFATNDYLGHGGGFLVILTVARASTRRAARDWQQLYLLAFLMLVAGSVLNGELGYAVCFFGFVITGTWALILFHLRREMEDNFLLRHADPRASQRVEIRRILESRRIVDRRFLVGTGLTSVGFFLVAIALFLSIPRVGTGFFFRGKGGTHMVGFSDGVKLGGHGRLKSDSTIVMRAQVSDPALRGRNAPYVYWRGVVFDHYGRGEWTRTRTAPATASWTERLPGNRERRYLQVPGVNLSTENAMTVARADAVQQDIWLDPIGADVLFAASTPLAFEVTPPTAGGRGPLERNDEIRLRHDGPLHYRAWSVLDPPIAAALRATYSSAPGSDPARDPYRQLPDEITPATRAKAAEITAGATNDYDKAVRLRDWLQTNLRYSLDLRDPGQREPIDFFLFERKAGHCEYFASAFAIMGRAVGLRTRSVNGFLGGEWNEYDGYIAVRAGDAHSWTEVYFEGHGWVTFDATPTGEADRLGRGSSAWSAKLRRWFDTLRFQWSKWVIDYDLTQQLSLFRSLGKKFSGGARSISSAGKAIERFARRWAALLIALAVVIGVGWYWRRTRGRRPAPADVVRARRERSELGRLYERAARRLAPRPPATTPRELARQLRDRGAAGAPELEELTEIYYAGQWGGAVDDDALARARVLAERIAAAARARPRR
- the truA gene encoding tRNA pseudouridine(38-40) synthase TruA, with the translated sequence MVLAPAAAAGGTALAKARPDVAPTARPHCRGRTGGSRDPRGPRRPAQRRRGQHGAAAAVGVEPEQLRRADPDLPEEVLQPGPVRLRQERHRSALSDPLHVADRADQRGGAAARDLGRPGLPERQPPDHPRQLREARADRRSRRADPDRRARVLGEHAAVPEAHHLRGGRPRRRALGGDRDLRRGLGRGQPGPADGRRRSAAAAGADHGDPGPARERHHARVGRADRSSRRHRLLPGAVRQGGRLAGPHHADPQRAVPDHAHAVRRRHRSCAPGRDDQERHRRADRDPAGGAVPAEQQLRVRAVHGRQLDQPRGPRERPGLLGRAAVGRRRRQRRGRLRRPADHPAAGDRLLGGAQQRGPLRPGRLLRRPGRHHRRPRRGRAGHARDPDRRPAPAPPRPPPRGPDHAGAGAGADDRLGPGELLAVLAGRPGRRDRARRGDLGARDPAGAVPPVDRRQVRLEPWALRPHVPQGQRAVRGRSPPGLEPGPRPARGRRHRRLLLELGAGVGGRVAAERSDAPARQQEPDAPVDRPDRAHRDLPGDDHRRRARRADRAVRPRRRRLRRLVDQEPGRRAVDAHELRHLLRQGHRRDDRPGRRGRPRRPRRAHRRGRRDLDAQLRARPRRLLRRGRAGLGRRVRQRHQALGRRHHLVRRHQLRVLSDADDRPSAGARQVRLTVEYDGAEFGGWQRQNNAPTVQGHLEAALAQLLTTPTPVRGASRTDAGVHALGQVASFRTDKTIPVQGIRRGLNALLPPAIAVLEAQDVDLDFHPRFHASGKHYRYVVLARPDRSPRWRNWAWHRRAPLDVAAMTAAAADFVGEHDFAALRAVGCAARTTRRHITQVTLAQPEPGLIAVDVHGNAFLRNMVRILVGTLVEIGEGRRPATDVPEILASLDRARAGQTAPPQGLTLVEVRYDGTRVSSRPHSR
- a CDS encoding RNA polymerase sigma factor gives rise to the protein MRPLLERYAPPLYASVILPRLGNAVSAEEVLRDTLATAVEKIDRFTWQGKTIYPWLRQIAINKIFDVHRGAKRARKLADAIARELPAETDPDSSADAQLMADQERALHRTQIEATLAELPERYRLAIELRLIGELSRDECARRFEISVGAFDVLLHRAVRSFRKQFTR